The Musa acuminata AAA Group cultivar baxijiao chromosome BXJ1-8, Cavendish_Baxijiao_AAA, whole genome shotgun sequence genomic sequence GCGTCccagaaagagaagagaaaataaTGCAGTGCAACACTGTAACATGATTGTTGAGCTTCACCAAAGTTGAGAATGATGTCAATTCAACCAGCTTTTTTTCCGACATGGCTTAATGTTTGAGTTTCTTGCACGGATGAGCTGAGACATCGATGCAAGTCTTCCTTCCTCACATCCAGAAAACAATCTTTCACCAGATGGGTGAATGCTAAGGCGGTATCTAAAGCTTCGCCGTATGGCCCAAGTGTTTGCTTCAGAAATCTTCAGCACTATCACATCTTCGTTAGATCTCACTGTATGATTGCCCTGCAAGGAATCAAAGATTTAAGGTAAGAAACGAACTTAATTTCTTGGATTCAGCTCCTTTCATCTTTTGATATCAAAATGAAATGTTAGTATTGTGGAGCATAAAAAATCTTCTTTATGTTATTgttatatgaaaaaaattaatattaaaatttaaaattaaataacaatataTCTAATTTTATGTTGTGTATTTTTCGATATCgttcaatttttttttgtttgatctaTGGACGCACTGTTATCGGATCCGAAAACTATAACATGCTATTCTACAAGAAGAACTATAGTGATGAATCAAGGATAAAGAGGAGATATCTATATATTATTATTCATATTGAGTCTAAAAGATTCTATCTATTTATGAGTTAGAGCATAGAGTCAATctaagataaataattaggagagtctctCCCATCAAAGTCATCTCTTAAAAaatcttatcataaaaaatatttataataataaaatcgtAAATCTCAGATCGACTAAATGAACCTTTtactaaaattatgtaaaaaaaatcatatgcttaattaagtataaaatatttaaaattttatttataatttatattaaaatatttttaggtcTTCTTATTATTATCTCTTCTTCTTGtactattaatattaatttatttttatttttttattattatatctaataatatctaaatttattattatttattgctgTTTGGTCCAGACCGAAAGTGGCTCCTATCTAAATGATAGTGACTCTTGCACTTGATTGAGGAGGACTTGGTCACGGGATTCATGCTACATGTCATTATCACCAATATTATCAATatcatataaacatatatcatgcCATCTGcacctatttatttatataaacaaATGAAACATCAAAATCAAATGGAAACagaagtaaaaaatatatatatatttttgttgctTCACTTAAAAAAAGGAAACTAAGGAAAATGCCATATAATTTaggaaataattaatttattacttttttaataattattttgttttatttttctgaAGACAGTTTACCTAATGTCACAGGCCCGGCAGAAGACAAACTACGAGGCGGCGGCTTTGCCTCCAGCCGGCGACGACAACGACGCGGTGTCGGCCTGGTTGGCGCAGAACTCATCGGCGGGACCGCCGCGGATGCGGAAGTGGGCGAGGCTGCGGGTAGCGGCCACAAGGTTCTCCGGGCAGAGGAACTCCGCGCTGCACAGCTTCTCCACCTTTCGATCGTATTCGTGGACGAGCACGTCCACGTGCCCCGGTCCGCCGGACCTGGCCATGACGGCGGCGGTGAAGATGGCCGACATCCGCCCGGGCTCCGTCGCCGAGTACCCCTTCGGCCCGTCGACGAGGATGACATCCCAGGGGACGTCGTAGAGCTGGTTGGGGAGGTCGTTGATGGCGAGGCGGCAGTCGGAGAAGAGCAGGTTCTGCACCGGCCGGCAGTCCCCGCGGCGATGCCGTCGGGCGGCGGCGATGAGCTCCGGCATCTCCCGGACCTTGGTGGTGTAGGCCACGTCGTAGGCCTCCACCCCGGGATTGCGCCCCTCCACGTGGGCGACGTAGTACTCGTTCTCGTCCACGAACACGGTGCGGCCGCCGTGGTTGAGCGCGCGCCACAGCGGCGTCTCGTGCCCCAACCCGAACACGAGCAGGTTGCACGGCCCCCGCAGCCGGAGCACGCCCGCGACCGCCCGGAGGTCGCCCTCCGCCATCTTCCCCGTGGAGTTGGAGAACACCGCGTAGTTGACGAGCGAATCGAAGACGGgagcgggaagcagcggcggcgggcgAGAAGAGACCGAGCCGGCAGACATCACAGCGGAGGAGGGGAGGCCATTTGGATCTCTCGCAGTGGTGGTGTTGAGGAGAGTAACGAGGGAGACAAAGGCGAAGAAGGCGAGGAGAGCGAGGAGCCAAACGCGATGATGGTGGGAGACCAAGATGGAGATGGATGTGGTGATCCCATTGCCCCCTTGCTTGCTGATGGACGTAGGCTGCAGAAATATCAACTTTGTGCTGCCAAATCCCTTCATCTTGTCACTTCCCCGCAATTGCAATTTACACAACGGCACAATAAATGAATGATATCTCTCTAATTTCTCCCTCTCTCTTAGAGACGAAGAGGGAGAAGTTCGTGAAGAGGAAAGAGTATGGTGCCCTCGATTGAAGTTGTTGACTAGTTgggttctctctctccctctctctctctatatggtGCCTTCGACTGAAGTTGTTGACCAGttgggttctctctctctctcttatatacaATCATTCCTGCATAACAAATGGGAAGACACACGTCATTACTGCTGGTTGAGGTGTGGTACCTTCAAGAGAGATTAAGAATGGATTCGTCACAGCCATGGGTGGTGATTTGGGCACAAAAGGGGAAGAGTAGGAACAGGATAGGAAGTTGGCGTCGGAACAGAAATCTGGGTGGGTTATGGCTGTCACTGTGACCTTCGTTTATTGGTGGTGAAGCAATCTGATGCTAGTGACTTACGGGAGGGGATGGCACTACTTCTCAATAGTGTAACTGTAACTGTGGGCATATGGCTTGAGAACAAGGAACGGCCACAGGGACTGCTCACCGTGGGATCCATCCATCCTTCCACCATGCCGCAAGGGCTACACTTGGATTGGAATCCACGGTATCCTCCTCCATGTTCGCTATGTCGGTTGTGGCACCTCTGTATTGGTGGAAATTACCTACGGACGTGGCACCTCTGTATTGGTGAATATATTGCACCTGTTGTATTACACAATAACATGCTATATATATCCGTGCGTTTATTTATAAAACATGATGTCGGTACAAGTAACTAACAATGTAGATGATATATTTAAGAGGAAGGTCAAGTGATATAGGCAGAATAAATACATTGCATAACTTTAAATCTCGAGTACCATAAAAGTTATCATTTTGCATTGGAGTTCCATAACACTGGCTTGTTGTGGCACTGGACATTTATATAGGTTTACACGATCCAAGAACAGGAGAAACAAGGTTAAACTAAAACATGAAGAAACACATACTTTACTGTGTGAATTTAATTACAAATACTACATTATTGGCTTTGATTTGCTTATGCCAATTAATCTAATCTATAACTAAATTCCCCTCAAGTCTTAAAGGACCAACTTCAAACAATGCATAGCATGGATGACTTTATGTCGACAACAGCTAAAGCTATATTGCACTTATCAGAATGTAGTGACAGGGCTCAAGAATTTAGCTGAAGCAGATATAAAGCAATATGTATCAATCATCAAAACATATATCCACCATTCatactttaaaaaaaatgaaacaatTATATATAATCAACACATACCTTAATATCTCTGTTGAAAGATCCGATTGATAAGTACATTGTTACACTCATGATATTCATGTAAAGTATGctatttaatgtaataaaaatttcttttattttttttttgaaaaaacacATTTTCTTTTCAACAGTGCTGGTAAGGTAGTGAATCTAGTGATAGAGCCTGAACAGGAAGAAGCATCATGTTTCAATTATCATCAAGGCTGCTAAAGAATTTGTATGCATGCATATACATGTAGGATGTAACACAGTAAATGACAATAGTCACTAGCACATGTATGCaaggatgcatgcatgcatgcacgcatGCGCATGCACACACATACACTCAAATGTACATGTGCAGATGAAGTCATGAACATGGGGAATGCACACCAACAAATAGCATCTTTTTTTCACTGAAGCCGACTGCAGAGGCACCAATAGAACTGTTCTATTATTTTTCGCAGAAATCTCCTTAACTATGGCTAGTGCTGATTGGCAGATTaaatagaaaaatgaagtccAATTATTTCATGCAATGACATCGTTGCCACCTCATGGTGGAGACTGAAGACTAAGGATCAGTTATAAGCTTCCATGATCTTTCCGTCATAAATAAAGTCATATGCACATGTAAACTCAGACTACTAGAATGTCTGTAATAGAAGAATGATAATTTTGCAGAATGTTCTTTTATTTAGAAAGTCAGATCTCTGATTTAGAACTGATTCCTCATTAGTATTCTTGCAAAGACAATCTGCTCAGAAGCTAGTTAAATAGTCGACCTAGACTCATACCAATATAGTTTGGACAAGAAATGGATATCCATAATAGTCCCCAAGATTCAGTGAGTCAAACACATTACACCACCTGTCAGCCTATGATAAACAAAAGTAAACAGGATGATTGTGGATTTCTATAAATAACAGTTCAAAAACATTGTGCAAGACAACAGTAGGAATGCATGTTGGTTTTACTCTCTTGCCTACTTCTATTTAGAGAAGTTGGCTGCAACTTTTGAACTGTAATCTAGGACCTCCTATCCACCAGTTGGCTTGCTAGGTTTGAGTGCAAGCTCCTTGTGCTCAACCTAAGAAGGTTAACTTCGAGTTGACATCTGGTCGTAATAAAATCTATAGTTTATCCAGGGAGCCATATGATGTGCTCCTCAGATATCCCTGTTCCCAATCATACTGCAGGGTTGGTAGATGGGACCCATATGACTCATTTGCATCTTAATCACTATACATTGAAAATCCATAGAGAAAATTGGAAAATAGATTTAGGAAAAGTCACCAACTAAAACTTAAACAAATACCAAATCCTTcggaaaaaaaattatcatatagcACCATCTCATAAAAGAATTTGTGTGCAAATCAATAGTGAAAAATCTCTGACAACTAGATCTAGGCTTAACCTTTGCAATGTTTAACAACAAGAATATTTATCTTCATTTCTCATCGCATGTGACCGATAAATTTTTCACATCAGTGTTGAATATGGACTGAATTAATTGTCATTGCAAAAAATCACATTTGTTTCAACAGAAACTCGGTTTAAAAAATCTTTGGAAAAGAAGAAATCAAGCAACTCAGGATAACCCAGAGGTAATTTAAAGGTATTGTGGAATCTGTCAACAAGGTGCTTACCAGGAAAGTGAAAAAGGCTGCGGCCAGATGTTTGAGGACTTAAGTTGCAGGATTGCTGACCCAAAGAAAGGCAGGAATTAAATAAACCTTCAAAACAAAGTTCTCATTCATTATTTTTAGCAAAGAAACAAAAAGACACTGCATACTTCAACAATTTCTGTGCCATATTTAGTGGGGAAACACTAAATTCTGAAATTTCCATATGCCAGCTAGTGCCAACAATCTACAACGTAAAGAGACATCTGCTTCATAATCAATAAATACAAAACCAAACAAGATCACAAAAAGAAAATATCCGACATAAAAAGTTGCATTCAAAGCTATAGTTAAAAGCTCACTATAAGTCAAACTGAAAAAAATGAACCATGTTCGTGAATGAATGAGAGATACTTATTATGCAAAACATTATAACTACTGTGGTAATAAATCTCAAAGATGAACAAGTACATTGGATATACAGCCTCACATATACGAAAAGGTTTTACTAAAACAGGGAAACTAATATCATCTTGTCATAACATCCTTCACAAACTTTCTGAAAGGTCAGAAGTTGCACAAGCAAGCATGAAAAGCTATTAGCCAAGCTTAATTATAATAACAGGAAAGTGGATGTGACCTCCTCTAACATGCATAGGAAGAGAAAAAATGTAACCTAGATATCTTTCTCaactcttagaattttatgagttTGTGTTGCATGCAATCTCAACCTTCCAACACCATTTTCAATAGCAAAACTACCCTCCTACATGATCCTATGACTTGCTGCTTGTGCTGCCAATGACATAACATTGTACTAAGCAAATTGATGAAGGTTATACTACATTATTTCCTCTTCCTGATAGTATAAAAATACTTAACTTCACAAAGTCATTACTCATATCTCTGCACTTTGCCATATCTGTCTTCAGATAGTATATCAAATTTTAGTCATCTCGTAAACTATGTTTCTTTCATCATGCATACTTTTTATTTGTCTTAACAAAATTTTGTGTTGGTTATCTGCAGACTAATGCCGCCCTGTTCCTTTCCTGGGATTAAGAGCATCAGTAAAATGATTTAATAATAAACACACATACAAAGCTAGGGCCTCAAGGAGCTCGAGAAGAAAAGATCTAtatagccaaccccaaatagttaACAATAACTTTGctctatgatcaattctataccAGGTTTTTATTTCAAATACATAAATGTAGCAAAAGTATGATCATTCCTCGGCAACGCTTACTGTTCTTTTTCTATTTCTGTAAGTCCGAGACTACAATAATTTGACAGTTCGAATTCTGGCCGCGTTTAAAGATGAAATTGAGAAACATGCCATAAATGTACTCATCTTAAGTTCCTCACAACCGTGAAAAGAAAGAGTCCGCTTACGAAAACGAAGCCCTAGATTACATTTGATTCAGTCCAATTCACGGGAAGGACGACAACATCTCCAACAAAATGGCATTAGGGTAAAAAAAACGCCTAGGAACTTTCTTTCAATGTTAATGTTCCATCTTTTATCCAAGATCAAACCAAGGAACCCATTTAACGTCAAAAATGCACGAAATGACAACGATCTCGTCCTCCGGAACAAAAGATTCACGACAGCAAGATCCATCCAAGAAAAGTCCGAGTAAAACGAAAAACAAAAACATCCAGAGACAATCGCCAAAAACAAATgcccaaaataattttcaagaaaacagGAACAATCTATCACGACGAATCCCAAACAAAGACGTCAACTTCGAGGCGAGATTCCGATCAGCGACGGCTTACCTGATTGGGATCCACAAAATCCAAGACGATGGGAAGGCGAGGGAATCCGCTTCCAAGAGGCCAACGACAACGCCTCCCATCCTACGCTCCTCTTTCTCCTGTCATCGGTGATCGAGAGAATGTGCGAATCACATAGAGGGGATCGATTATAGGGAGACGATCAGGTGGGAAAATTTATCGCATTTTGTTAAATACAGAAACCAAATGTTATTCGTTAATCACGGGTAATAACATTGCGGCTCCGTTGTCCTCTCCAAGACAGCCTTCGGCTTTCTTGTGCTCTGGTACTGGTCTTTCTTGTGGTGCCCACTTTACTTCGCAATTTCTTGCTTCGAGAATTCAGTATCCGGCTCAAAAGGTAACAGCTGATCTCCGTTGTCCTCTCCGAGTACTAGCATTGCGGCTCCGTTGTCCTCTCCGAAACAGCCTTCGGCTTTCTTTGCTCTGATACTGGTCTTTCTTGTGGGGCCACTTCACTTCGCAATTTCTTGCTTCGAGAATTCAGTATCCCGTTCGAAAGGTAACAGCTGATCTCCGCAATTTTTTGTCCTCAATATGTCATGTATTACTTCAAAATAACAAGAGACCTCCGACGACAGCTCACATTTGCAGTGGAGAAGATCTGAATTGGGTGGTCCGCTTGGGGTCCACGCGTTTGAAGAGTTTGAGAGGCCACGTCATCCCGAACAATTTCTTGGGCGATTCGACCGGTCCACGGAAAATATTCGTCTCCACTGACCCTTTCCCACCTGCCCCTCACGCGCTAATCACAAAGTCTTTAGGGCTTCGAGCCGGTCGCAATCTTCCATAAATCTACTAGACTACTACGGGGCCGAGATAAGAATTAGATGATCAAGATTAAAAGCATGGTTGAAGACGATCCCAATTCTCATCCCGTTTCGTCGACGCCGTTTCCTTGCCCCTTTCCGCTTTCTTCCTCCCCCGTCCCTCTTCCTCGCCCAAATCGATATCTATCTAATCGGCGCCCTCACCCATCGATCcatccaaagaagaagaagaggaataagGAatagattagagagagagagagagagagagatcggcgATGGAGGAGGTGAAGCTGTGGCGGGACAAGCGGGAGCGGGATATGTACGACAGCTTCGCCGACCTGTACGCCATCATCAAGACCACGGACAAGCTGGAGAAGGCGTACGTGCGCGACCTCGTCTCGTCCGCCGAGTACGAGGCCGAGTGTCTCAAGCTCATCGCTCAATTCCGCACCCTCCACTCCGCCCTCCGCGGCGCCGTCCCCTCCCTCGACCGCTTCGCTGAAGCCTACCGCCTCGACGCTCCCGCCGGCATCAATCGCCTCCTCGTCTCCGGCGTCCCGGCCACCGTCGAGCACCGCGCCGCCGGCTCCTCCTCGGCCgctgcctccgcctccgccgtTGCTGAGTGCGTCCAGCACTTCATCACCGCCATGGACTCCGTCAAGCTCAACATGGTGGCCGTCGACCAGGTCCACCCCCTCCTCTCCGACCTCTCCACCTCCCTCGCAAAGCTCGGCAACGGCCTCCTCCCCCCGGACTTCGAGGGCCGCACCAAGGTCCGCGACTGGCTCGCTCGCCTCGCCAAGATGGGCGCCGCCGACGAACTCACCGAGCAGCAGGCCCGCCAGCTCCACTTCGATCTCGAGTCCTCCTACAACTCCTTCATGGCCGCTCTCCCCAACGCCGGCTCTTGACTCTCCCTCCCTTGAATCCTTCTTCAGGTTCTCTCTCATTTCCCTCTTTAGACGGCGCATTTCTTATTGATTGGGTAATCTCAACATATTTGGGCTTTCTTCATGCAGAGCTACATTTAGTTGGATTTGGGGAGCCTGCTTGAGCTTATCTTTGTCAGCAACTTCGGTGCTAAATGGTGTGAAGTGTCTCATAGTACAAAAGATTAGGAAGGTCTATCTCTTTCTTTAGGTGATCTTAATGCTCAAAGGATGCAACTATGGTTTAAAAACACATCTTTTGTCGTTTGAATCTACTATGCTTTCAAGTGTCTCACAACTCTGGCTTGTCATTTATATACTCACATGCTGTTTTAATAATAAAGTGCTTTCTAGTTAAGAAAATTTAGTTTCTTGTGTTTATTTAATGTGTTGTGTCTTGTATTTTCATAAGATAGGTGAATCGGAATTCCGAAAGGTGAAAAATTCAAGTGCTTGTCCAGACAAGATCTCATTGATTATTTACTCATCATCGACTGTCTAGGACTTGATTTCTGCAAACTCATTAGTTATTTCGACCAATTTATTCCATAATCATATGTAAT encodes the following:
- the LOC135680622 gene encoding protein IRX15-LIKE-like, which gives rise to MKGFGSTKLIFLQPTSISKQGGNGITTSISILVSHHHRVWLLALLAFFAFVSLVTLLNTTTARDPNGLPSSAVMSAGSVSSRPPPLLPAPVFDSLVNYAVFSNSTGKMAEGDLRAVAGVLRLRGPCNLLVFGLGHETPLWRALNHGGRTVFVDENEYYVAHVEGRNPGVEAYDVAYTTKVREMPELIAAARRHRRGDCRPVQNLLFSDCRLAINDLPNQLYDVPWDVILVDGPKGYSATEPGRMSAIFTAAVMARSGGPGHVDVLVHEYDRKVEKLCSAEFLCPENLVAATRSLAHFRIRGGPADEFCANQADTASLSSPAGGKAAAS
- the LOC135680625 gene encoding vacuolar protein sorting-associated protein 28 homolog 1-like; amino-acid sequence: MEEVKLWRDKRERDMYDSFADLYAIIKTTDKLEKAYVRDLVSSAEYEAECLKLIAQFRTLHSALRGAVPSLDRFAEAYRLDAPAGINRLLVSGVPATVEHRAAGSSSAAASASAVAECVQHFITAMDSVKLNMVAVDQVHPLLSDLSTSLAKLGNGLLPPDFEGRTKVRDWLARLAKMGAADELTEQQARQLHFDLESSYNSFMAALPNAGS